A portion of the Deltaproteobacteria bacterium genome contains these proteins:
- the pstA gene encoding phosphate ABC transporter permease PstA, with protein sequence MARALTTADLAALRRGIRRRRAGDRLFALLGWACLTAALLVLAALLVDLAADALPHLRWDFLTSFPSRRPERAGILSAWVGSLAVMGVTAAAAIPLGVAAAVYLEEYAPRSWITDAIEISVANLAGVPSIVFGLLALGVLVYGLGLGRSVLTGGLTLAMLVLPIVIVATREAVRAVPFGIREAAFALGATRWQTIRHHVLPYSLGGITTGVIIALARAIGETAPLVTIGALTYVAFLPASPVQAGWPFLSFQWLADPFTVLPIQTFNWISRPGAAFQGNAAAAGLVLMGMTLLMNGAAIWLRHRLRRRVRW encoded by the coding sequence GTGGCACGAGCGCTCACCACCGCCGACCTCGCAGCGCTGCGGCGCGGCATCCGCCGCCGGCGTGCCGGCGACCGTCTGTTCGCGCTGCTCGGCTGGGCCTGCCTGACGGCGGCGCTGCTGGTGCTGGCGGCGCTGCTCGTGGACCTCGCGGCCGACGCGCTGCCGCACCTGCGCTGGGACTTCCTCACCTCGTTCCCGTCCCGCAGGCCCGAGCGCGCGGGCATCCTGTCGGCGTGGGTCGGCAGCCTCGCGGTGATGGGCGTGACCGCGGCGGCCGCGATCCCGCTCGGCGTCGCCGCGGCCGTCTATCTCGAGGAGTACGCGCCCCGGAGCTGGATCACCGACGCGATCGAGATCAGCGTCGCCAACCTGGCCGGCGTGCCCTCGATCGTGTTCGGCCTGCTCGCACTCGGCGTCCTGGTCTACGGGCTCGGCCTCGGGCGCAGCGTGCTGACCGGCGGGCTCACGCTCGCGATGCTGGTGCTGCCGATCGTGATCGTCGCCACCCGCGAGGCCGTCCGCGCGGTGCCCTTCGGGATCCGCGAGGCCGCCTTCGCGCTCGGTGCGACCCGGTGGCAGACGATCCGTCACCACGTGCTGCCGTACTCGCTGGGAGGGATCACGACCGGTGTCATCATCGCGCTCGCGCGCGCGATCGGCGAGACGGCGCCGCTCGTCACGATCGGGGCGCTCACCTACGTCGCCTTCCTGCCGGCTTCACCGGTCCAGGCCGGGTGGCCCTTCCTGTCGTTCCAGTGGCTCGCCGATCCCTTCACCGTGCTGCCGATCCAGACCTTCAACTGGATCTCGCGCCCGGGTGCCGCCTTCCAGGGCAACGCCGCTGCGGCCGGGCTGGTGCTGATGGGCATGACCCTGCTCATGAACGGCGCGGCGATCTGGCTGCGCCATCGCCTGCGCAGGCGGGTCCGCTGGTGA
- the pstC gene encoding phosphate ABC transporter permease subunit PstC, protein MRGLGERAIEAGLGLAALTSIAITLAILYVLASESVGFFLVVPVGDFLTDTMWTPLFADAHFGILPLLCGTLVSSGVGLAVAVPLGLTSALYLSEFARPRTRELVKPFLELLAGVPTVVYGYFALLFVTPLLQRWLFPDMPGFNLLAPGLVIGVMIIPYVSSLSEDALRAVPMELREAAFAMGATRLEVAARVVLPAAFSGVAAAFALGLSRAVGETMVVAIAAGQQPNLTLDPREPAATITAYIVQVALGDLPHGSIGYRSIFAAGLTLMVFTLAFNVAAWGLRRRFREAY, encoded by the coding sequence CTGCGCGGGCTCGGCGAGCGCGCCATCGAGGCGGGCCTCGGGCTGGCGGCCCTGACCTCGATCGCGATCACGCTCGCCATCCTCTACGTGCTGGCCTCGGAGTCGGTCGGCTTCTTCCTCGTGGTCCCGGTCGGGGACTTCCTGACCGACACGATGTGGACGCCACTCTTCGCCGACGCGCACTTCGGGATCCTGCCGTTGCTCTGCGGCACGCTGGTGTCGTCGGGGGTGGGGCTGGCCGTGGCGGTGCCGCTCGGGCTCACCAGCGCGCTCTACCTCTCGGAGTTCGCCCGCCCGCGCACCCGCGAGCTCGTGAAGCCCTTCCTCGAGCTGCTGGCCGGCGTCCCGACCGTGGTGTACGGCTACTTCGCGCTGCTCTTCGTGACGCCGCTGCTCCAGCGCTGGCTCTTCCCCGACATGCCGGGCTTCAACCTGCTCGCGCCGGGCCTCGTGATCGGGGTCATGATCATCCCCTACGTGAGCTCGCTCTCCGAGGACGCGCTACGCGCGGTGCCGATGGAGCTGCGCGAGGCCGCCTTCGCGATGGGCGCGACGCGCCTCGAGGTGGCGGCGCGCGTCGTCTTGCCGGCGGCGTTCTCGGGCGTCGCGGCGGCCTTCGCCCTCGGCCTGTCGCGCGCGGTCGGCGAGACGATGGTGGTGGCGATCGCTGCCGGCCAGCAGCCGAACCTCACGCTTGACCCGCGCGAGCCGGCCGCCACGATCACGGCCTACATCGTGCAGGTCGCGCTCGGCGACCTGCCCCACGGCAGCATCGGATACCGCAGCATCTTCGCCGCCGGGCTCACGCTGATGGTGTTCACGCTCGCCTTCAACGTCGCCGCCTGGGGGCTGCGGCGCCGCTTCCGGGAGGCCTACTGA
- a CDS encoding PstS family phosphate ABC transporter substrate-binding protein, which translates to MRCIRPFVGVALAIAVSAPARAAGRIAIDGSSTVYPVAEAVAEEFQAQEEGRIRVTVGISGTGGGFAKFCRGETDVATASRPILEQEIEACKAAGIAYYELPIAYDALTVAVSPSNDWVSEITVADLKKIWAPEAQGVVTKWSQVRPEWPDRPLVLFGAGTDSGTFDYFTEAIVGKAKASRGDYTASEDDNLLVQGIEHDRNALGYVPYAYYQPHKERLKALAIVAKPGGKGVLPSLEAVKSGAYQPLSRPLFAYVSAQAAERPEVARFVGFLLREGPALIEEVGYLPLPAEAYQAVRERFAGKKAGTVFGGVPEVGVPVEGLSKRETQ; encoded by the coding sequence ATGCGCTGCATCCGTCCGTTCGTAGGCGTGGCCCTCGCGATCGCCGTCTCGGCACCGGCGCGGGCGGCCGGGAGGATCGCGATCGACGGCTCGAGCACGGTCTATCCGGTGGCCGAGGCGGTCGCCGAGGAGTTCCAGGCCCAGGAAGAGGGCCGGATCCGGGTCACGGTCGGGATCTCGGGCACCGGTGGCGGCTTCGCGAAGTTCTGCCGCGGCGAGACCGACGTCGCAACCGCCTCGCGGCCGATCCTCGAGCAGGAGATCGAGGCCTGCAAGGCCGCGGGAATCGCGTACTACGAGCTGCCGATCGCCTACGACGCACTCACCGTCGCGGTGAGCCCGAGCAACGACTGGGTCTCCGAGATCACGGTCGCGGACCTGAAGAAGATCTGGGCACCCGAAGCGCAGGGCGTCGTCACGAAGTGGAGCCAGGTGCGGCCGGAGTGGCCGGACCGGCCGCTCGTGCTCTTCGGAGCCGGCACGGACTCGGGCACCTTCGACTACTTCACCGAGGCGATCGTCGGCAAGGCCAAGGCGAGCCGCGGCGACTACACCGCCAGCGAGGACGACAACCTCCTGGTGCAGGGCATCGAGCACGACCGGAACGCGCTCGGCTACGTCCCCTACGCCTACTACCAGCCGCACAAGGAGCGCCTGAAGGCGCTCGCGATCGTCGCGAAGCCGGGAGGGAAGGGCGTCCTGCCGAGTCTGGAGGCCGTGAAGAGCGGCGCCTATCAGCCCCTCTCGCGCCCGCTCTTCGCCTACGTGAGCGCGCAGGCCGCCGAGCGGCCGGAGGTCGCGCGCTTCGTCGGCTTCCTCCTGCGCGAGGGACCGGCGCTGATCGAGGAGGTCGGCTACCTGCCGCTGCCGGCGGAGGCGTACCAGGCGGTGCGCGAGCGCTTCGCGGGGAAGAAGGCCGGGACGGTCTTCGGGGGCGTGCCGGAGGTCGGCGTGCCCGTCGAGGGGCTCTCGAAGCGCGAGACGCAGTAG
- a CDS encoding putative porin: protein MTRVMAIALAAGAGLGLAVPDGARAGDPEAPVVEEILGVLRERGILEQAEHDRLVSRYQTQEAERRGTGPRIRLSGDLRLRGEAFWYDEDAVSDRSNRYRGRYRARIAADAEVNDWMSAHLRLASGQGDNRSANTSFGRPGPDFDSDPIYLDRASLALRPPEHWLPPATSAVLEGGKQPNPFLWKAARDSMLWDNDITLEGVALRSRGEVVKGLELFANAGYFVIDEYSGTDMDPELLGAQLGAEWAGAPWSAGLRASGYGFRSLDPAFLARGEDGTDGVTASAGNLPGLFAGDSLDVGELGGYAGWHGIEGWPLVLFGYVSNNFSAERSPLAPAAGDESLAWMVGLEIGDKAQVASFGAAYIHLEANAFPSQYVDSNLVDGETNREGFAFQGMRQILPHADFIVTLFLSDALDDTLPDFEDSVGGSRRMRLQTDLVVGF, encoded by the coding sequence ATGACGAGGGTGATGGCGATCGCGCTGGCCGCCGGCGCAGGGCTCGGCCTGGCGGTGCCGGACGGCGCGCGGGCCGGTGATCCCGAGGCGCCGGTGGTCGAGGAGATCCTGGGCGTGCTCCGCGAGCGGGGGATCCTCGAGCAGGCCGAGCACGACCGGCTGGTGAGCCGCTACCAGACGCAGGAGGCGGAGCGCCGCGGCACGGGGCCCCGGATCCGCCTCTCGGGCGATCTGCGCCTGCGCGGCGAGGCCTTCTGGTACGACGAGGACGCCGTCTCCGATCGCTCGAACCGCTACCGCGGCCGCTACCGGGCGCGCATCGCCGCGGACGCCGAGGTCAACGACTGGATGAGCGCGCACCTGCGGCTCGCCTCGGGGCAGGGCGACAACCGCAGCGCCAACACGAGCTTCGGCCGTCCCGGGCCCGACTTCGACTCCGACCCGATCTACCTCGACCGCGCCTCGCTCGCGCTGCGGCCGCCCGAGCACTGGCTGCCGCCCGCCACGAGCGCGGTCCTGGAAGGCGGCAAGCAGCCGAACCCCTTCCTCTGGAAGGCGGCGCGCGACTCGATGCTCTGGGACAACGACATCACGCTCGAGGGCGTCGCCCTGCGCAGCCGGGGCGAGGTCGTGAAGGGCCTCGAGCTGTTCGCGAACGCCGGCTACTTCGTGATCGACGAGTACTCGGGTACCGACATGGACCCCGAGCTGCTCGGCGCCCAGCTCGGCGCGGAGTGGGCCGGCGCGCCCTGGTCCGCCGGCCTGCGCGCGAGCGGGTACGGCTTCCGCTCGCTCGACCCGGCCTTCCTCGCGCGCGGCGAGGACGGAACCGATGGCGTCACGGCCAGCGCCGGCAACCTCCCGGGGCTCTTCGCCGGCGACAGCCTCGACGTCGGCGAGCTCGGCGGCTACGCCGGCTGGCACGGGATCGAGGGCTGGCCGCTCGTGCTCTTCGGCTACGTGTCGAACAACTTCTCGGCCGAGCGCTCGCCGCTCGCGCCCGCCGCGGGTGACGAGAGCCTCGCCTGGATGGTCGGGCTCGAGATCGGCGACAAGGCGCAGGTCGCGTCCTTCGGCGCGGCCTACATCCATCTCGAGGCCAACGCCTTCCCTTCGCAGTACGTGGACAGCAACCTCGTCGACGGCGAGACCAACCGCGAGGGCTTTGCCTTCCAGGGCATGCGCCAGATCCTGCCCCACGCCGACTTCATCGTGACCCTGTTCCTGAGCGACGCGCTCGACGACACGCTGCCGGACTTCGAGGACAGCGTCGGAGGCTCCCGGCGGATGCGGCTCCAGACCGACCTCGTGGTCGGGTTCTGA
- a CDS encoding ATP-binding protein: MTGIRWTLRAALAAVVAAGAAGAWAAGAPPRAVAAAAAAGLLGAALARIGLRRALGAHALAVSRFAAAQREGRLDARLPGTWGGELRPIAESLNAMAAVLATRLRGAEARGARLEAVIGAMDEAVLVVDGAERVLLANPQLRALLGSSGDEPAPDRAFLAEPAPEGRAFLELVRQAEVVDALRAALRAGEIQEREAAFGLAGERCVRFRVAPFTQPDGLPGAVAVFRDVTDLRRVESIRRDFVANASHELKTPLTSIQGYAERLSGMALPEAARPAVHTIVGNAKRLGALVEDLLELSRIEGGAAPSRPAPVDVAGLARRLLDDLAPRLHAGALAAEVRALGDPRAWADRGAVEQVLANLLDNAVKYTPAGGSIEVSVRPGADQRLRVTVSDTGIGIPRKDLPRIFERFYRVDPGRSRALGGTGLGLAIVKHLVQAQGGQLGVESQPGRGSRFWVELPRPAGPLARAGG; the protein is encoded by the coding sequence TTGACCGGCATCCGATGGACGCTGCGGGCGGCGCTGGCCGCGGTCGTCGCGGCAGGCGCCGCGGGCGCCTGGGCTGCTGGCGCGCCGCCGCGAGCCGTCGCGGCCGCCGCGGCGGCCGGCCTGCTGGGTGCGGCGCTCGCCCGCATCGGGCTGCGCCGCGCGCTCGGCGCGCATGCCCTGGCCGTGAGCCGCTTCGCCGCCGCGCAGCGCGAGGGGCGGCTCGACGCGCGCCTGCCCGGCACCTGGGGAGGCGAGCTGCGCCCGATCGCGGAGTCGCTCAACGCGATGGCGGCGGTGCTCGCGACGCGCCTGCGTGGCGCCGAAGCGCGCGGGGCACGGCTCGAGGCGGTGATCGGCGCGATGGACGAGGCCGTGCTCGTCGTCGACGGGGCCGAGCGCGTGCTGCTCGCGAACCCGCAGCTGCGTGCGCTCCTCGGGTCGTCCGGCGACGAGCCCGCGCCGGACCGGGCATTCCTCGCCGAGCCCGCGCCGGAGGGCCGGGCGTTCCTAGAGCTCGTCCGCCAGGCCGAGGTGGTGGACGCGCTGCGCGCCGCGCTCCGCGCGGGCGAGATCCAGGAGCGCGAAGCCGCGTTCGGGCTCGCCGGCGAGCGGTGCGTGCGCTTCCGGGTCGCCCCCTTCACGCAGCCCGACGGCCTGCCCGGGGCCGTGGCGGTCTTCCGTGACGTCACCGATCTGCGTCGGGTCGAGTCGATCCGGCGCGACTTCGTCGCCAATGCGTCGCACGAGCTGAAGACACCGCTCACCTCGATCCAGGGCTACGCCGAGCGGCTCTCCGGCATGGCGCTCCCGGAGGCGGCCCGGCCGGCGGTCCACACGATCGTCGGCAATGCGAAGCGCCTGGGTGCGCTCGTGGAGGACCTGCTCGAGCTCTCGCGGATCGAGGGCGGCGCCGCGCCGAGCCGGCCCGCGCCGGTCGACGTGGCCGGGCTGGCACGCCGGCTGCTCGACGACCTCGCACCCCGCCTGCACGCCGGCGCGCTCGCGGCCGAGGTACGCGCCCTGGGCGATCCGCGCGCCTGGGCCGACCGCGGCGCCGTCGAGCAGGTGCTCGCGAACCTGCTCGACAACGCCGTCAAGTACACGCCGGCCGGGGGGAGCATCGAGGTGTCGGTGCGCCCCGGGGCCGATCAGCGCCTGCGCGTCACGGTGTCCGACACCGGCATCGGAATCCCGCGCAAGGACCTGCCGCGCATCTTCGAGCGCTTCTACCGGGTGGACCCGGGCCGCTCGCGCGCGCTCGGCGGCACGGGGCTCGGCCTCGCCATCGTGAAGCACCTGGTGCAGGCGCAGGGCGGGCAGCTCGGAGTGGAGAGCCAGCCGGGCCGGGGCTCGCGCTTCTGGGTGGAGCTGCCGCGGCCAGCGGGCCCACTGGCTCGCGCCGGCGGCTGA
- a CDS encoding response regulator transcription factor produces the protein MPHRILVVDDEPDILELVRQSLAEAGYAVATATTARDAIDALHRSPPDLAVIDLMLPDLPGTEICRLLRSRSELADVLVLLLTAKGEELDRVVGFELGADDYVTKPFSPRELVLRVRALLRRRAGTASERSDVLERGPVRLDLGRHRCFVDDEEVLLTAKEFELLATLMRRPGRVRTRERLLDEVWGSDVTVTMRTIDTHLKRLREKLGRGGDLIETVRGVGYRFAE, from the coding sequence ATGCCCCACCGGATCCTCGTCGTCGACGATGAGCCCGACATCCTCGAGCTGGTGCGGCAGAGCCTCGCCGAGGCCGGCTACGCGGTCGCGACCGCCACCACCGCCCGGGACGCGATCGACGCCCTCCACCGCTCCCCGCCCGACCTGGCCGTGATCGACCTCATGCTGCCCGACCTGCCGGGCACCGAGATCTGCCGCCTGCTCCGCAGCCGCAGCGAGCTGGCCGACGTGCTGGTGCTGCTGCTCACCGCGAAGGGCGAGGAGCTGGATCGCGTCGTCGGCTTCGAGCTCGGCGCCGACGACTACGTCACGAAGCCCTTCAGCCCCCGCGAGCTCGTCCTGCGCGTGCGCGCGCTGCTGCGCCGCCGCGCGGGCACGGCGAGCGAGCGCAGCGACGTGCTCGAGCGCGGCCCCGTTCGTCTCGACCTCGGTCGCCACCGCTGCTTCGTGGACGACGAGGAGGTCCTCCTCACCGCGAAGGAGTTCGAGCTCCTCGCCACGCTGATGCGTCGGCCCGGCCGGGTGCGGACCCGCGAGCGCCTGCTCGACGAGGTCTGGGGCTCCGACGTCACGGTGACGATGCGCACGATCGACACCCATCTGAAGCGGCTGCGCGAGAAGCTCGGCAGGGGCGGGGACCTGATCGAGACGGTGCGCGGTGTCGGATACCGCTTCGCGGAGTAA
- a CDS encoding bifunctional nuclease family protein: MASLRPPLSLALRMAPLLAALLAGCTEQSADPQRAEVAVEVASIGVDPNGMPVVLLADRLGARSLPIWIGLAEAHSIAAEMEHRRPPRPNTHDLAKRLIDDLEGALERVVVTDLREGTYYAVIFLSTRGRRIEVDARPSDAIALALRCGAPLFVREALFEAEGARIPPAGGERAL; the protein is encoded by the coding sequence ATGGCCTCGCTCCGTCCCCCGCTTTCGCTCGCGCTGCGCATGGCGCCGCTCCTCGCCGCGCTGCTCGCGGGCTGCACCGAGCAGAGCGCCGATCCGCAGCGCGCGGAGGTCGCCGTCGAGGTCGCCAGCATCGGTGTCGACCCGAACGGCATGCCCGTCGTCCTGCTCGCCGATCGCCTCGGCGCGCGCTCGCTCCCGATCTGGATCGGCCTCGCCGAGGCTCACTCGATCGCTGCCGAGATGGAGCACCGCCGGCCGCCCCGCCCCAACACCCACGACCTCGCGAAGCGCCTGATCGACGACCTCGAGGGCGCGCTCGAGCGCGTGGTGGTGACCGATCTGCGCGAGGGGACCTACTACGCCGTGATCTTCCTCTCGACGCGCGGCCGCCGCATCGAGGTGGACGCACGGCCGAGCGACGCGATCGCCCTGGCGCTGCGCTGCGGCGCGCCGCTGTTCGTGCGCGAGGCCCTGTTCGAGGCGGAAGGCGCGCGGATCCCGCCCGCCGGCGGCGAGCGGGCGCTCTGA
- a CDS encoding CPBP family intramembrane metalloprotease, whose translation MRIRLLRLGLAFYAALWGVAFVWRHLGQGGSLWLASPESELHLLRHGAFGLAAGAALVAGSSWLTSRFAAGERLARALAEAVGPLRPGQAWILALASGIGEEAFFRGALQPVAGLGLTTLLFALAHFVPRRELWLWSVFAAVAGLLLGGLYELTGSLLAPTVAHVVVNGVNLNRLVRQYGPGSRAPGGGP comes from the coding sequence TTGAGAATCCGCCTCCTGCGCCTCGGGCTCGCGTTCTACGCCGCGCTCTGGGGGGTGGCGTTCGTCTGGAGGCACCTCGGGCAGGGAGGGAGCCTCTGGCTCGCGAGCCCGGAGTCCGAGCTCCACCTGCTGCGCCATGGCGCGTTCGGCCTCGCGGCAGGCGCGGCGCTCGTGGCGGGCTCGAGCTGGCTCACGAGTCGTTTCGCGGCGGGCGAGCGCCTCGCGCGGGCGCTCGCCGAGGCCGTCGGCCCCCTCCGCCCCGGCCAGGCGTGGATCCTGGCGCTCGCGAGCGGGATCGGCGAGGAGGCGTTCTTCCGGGGCGCCCTCCAGCCCGTCGCGGGGCTCGGGCTCACGACCCTCCTGTTCGCGCTCGCCCACTTCGTACCGCGCCGCGAGCTCTGGCTCTGGAGCGTCTTCGCGGCCGTGGCGGGGCTCCTGCTCGGCGGGCTCTACGAGCTCACGGGCAGCCTGCTCGCGCCGACCGTGGCGCACGTCGTCGTGAACGGGGTCAACCTGAACCGGCTGGTGCGGCAGTACGGGCCCGGCAGTCGCGCGCCGGGGGGTGGCCCGTAG
- the greA gene encoding transcription elongation factor GreA yields MADRVPMTPRGYAQLEVELRRLKTVDRLQIVKEIEVARAHGDISENAEFEAAKERQAQIEGRIRQVEDRLARAQVIDAIGQSPDAVRFGATVLLMDVESGDEITYTIVGEDESDVANGLISVTSPVGRALMGKPVDEVVRVQVPRGTREFEIREIRFELLVLESG; encoded by the coding sequence ATGGCGGATCGCGTGCCCATGACCCCCCGCGGCTACGCCCAGCTCGAGGTCGAGCTGCGGCGCCTCAAGACGGTCGACCGGCTCCAGATCGTGAAAGAGATCGAGGTCGCGCGCGCCCACGGCGACATCTCGGAGAACGCCGAGTTCGAGGCGGCGAAGGAGCGCCAGGCCCAGATCGAGGGCCGGATCCGCCAGGTCGAGGACCGGCTCGCGCGCGCCCAGGTGATCGACGCCATCGGCCAGTCGCCCGACGCCGTGCGCTTCGGGGCCACGGTGCTGCTGATGGACGTCGAGAGCGGCGACGAGATCACCTACACGATCGTCGGCGAGGACGAGTCGGACGTGGCGAACGGGCTGATCTCGGTGACGTCCCCGGTCGGCCGGGCGCTGATGGGCAAGCCCGTGGACGAGGTGGTGCGCGTCCAGGTTCCGCGCGGAACGCGCGAGTTCGAGATCCGCGAGATCCGCTTCGAGCTGCTGGTGCTCGAATCGGGTTAG
- a CDS encoding SH3 domain-containing protein: MRRGLRLAPLLLVLTGPAAAQEAAPAARPATPVAEPADAAEPAPPPEPAWVRGELKLNFRATPSPTATAMGIVATGDQVLVLERKGAWARIRVASGESGWLPESALMAEAPPVERVAQLERELASVREELAVAQSELETRARRDEELQARSEERERLFEQLEEENRDLRAGERWPYLITGASLLGAGLTAGFLLRGGPSRRGGGRIRF; encoded by the coding sequence GTGCGACGCGGGCTGCGCCTCGCCCCCCTCCTGCTCGTGCTCACCGGGCCGGCCGCGGCGCAGGAGGCTGCGCCGGCCGCTCGCCCCGCGACGCCCGTGGCCGAGCCCGCCGACGCCGCGGAGCCCGCGCCGCCGCCCGAGCCCGCCTGGGTGCGGGGCGAGCTCAAGCTGAACTTCCGTGCGACCCCCTCGCCCACCGCGACGGCGATGGGCATCGTCGCGACCGGCGACCAGGTGCTGGTGCTCGAGCGCAAGGGTGCCTGGGCGAGGATCCGCGTCGCGAGCGGCGAGAGCGGCTGGCTGCCCGAGAGCGCCCTGATGGCGGAGGCGCCGCCCGTCGAGCGGGTGGCGCAGCTCGAGCGCGAGCTCGCCTCGGTACGCGAGGAGCTCGCGGTGGCGCAGAGCGAGCTCGAGACGCGCGCGCGCCGTGACGAGGAGCTCCAGGCGCGCAGCGAGGAGCGCGAGCGCCTCTTCGAGCAGCTCGAGGAGGAGAACCGCGACCTGCGCGCCGGCGAGCGCTGGCCCTACCTGATCACCGGCGCGTCGCTTCTCGGCGCCGGGCTGACCGCGGGCTTCCTGTTGCGCGGCGGCCCTTCGCGCCGCGGCGGCGGTCGCATCCGCTTCTGA
- a CDS encoding LLM class flavin-dependent oxidoreductase — MLRIDPTLRCGVVLAAQEGDAARRQARRLEALGFDSLWVGDHVAFHVPIAESLTTLAFAAGATERIQLGTSVYLLALRHPTHAAKITATLDRLSGGRLVLGVGLGGEFPPEWEAVGVPVAERASRLEEGIPLLRRLWSEERVVHEGRHFRFGPVTLAPKPAAQRADGRPGLPPIWIGGRAPAAMRRIGRLGDGYLSHMCAPETYRENLAAIAASARAAGRTALPFAAGAFVFTFLAERFEDAHEQAAKLLGRVYARDFREAARKYCLLGRPADCLEQMRAFAKAGCRHFVLVPLSDPEAFAERVAAEILPSVPALAS, encoded by the coding sequence GTGTTGCGCATCGACCCGACGCTCCGCTGCGGCGTCGTGCTGGCGGCCCAGGAGGGCGACGCCGCACGGCGTCAGGCCCGCCGGCTCGAGGCGCTCGGCTTCGACTCGCTCTGGGTCGGCGACCACGTGGCCTTCCACGTGCCGATCGCGGAGTCGCTGACGACGCTCGCCTTCGCCGCGGGCGCCACCGAGCGCATCCAGCTCGGCACCTCCGTCTACCTGCTGGCGCTCCGCCATCCCACCCACGCCGCCAAGATCACCGCCACGCTCGACCGCCTCTCGGGCGGGCGCCTCGTGCTCGGCGTCGGGCTCGGCGGCGAGTTCCCGCCCGAGTGGGAGGCCGTCGGCGTGCCGGTCGCGGAGCGCGCGTCGCGTCTCGAGGAGGGGATCCCGCTCCTGCGGCGGCTGTGGAGCGAGGAGCGCGTCGTGCACGAGGGCCGGCACTTCCGCTTCGGGCCGGTCACGCTCGCGCCGAAGCCCGCGGCGCAGCGCGCCGATGGCCGTCCCGGCCTGCCACCGATCTGGATCGGCGGGCGTGCCCCGGCCGCGATGCGCCGGATCGGCCGCCTCGGCGACGGCTACCTCTCCCACATGTGCGCGCCGGAGACCTATCGCGAGAACCTGGCCGCGATCGCCGCGAGCGCGCGGGCGGCGGGACGCACCGCGCTGCCCTTCGCCGCCGGCGCCTTCGTGTTCACCTTCCTCGCGGAGCGCTTCGAGGACGCCCACGAGCAGGCCGCGAAGCTGCTCGGGAGGGTCTACGCCCGCGACTTCCGCGAGGCCGCGCGCAAGTACTGCCTGCTCGGCCGGCCCGCGGACTGCCTCGAGCAGATGCGCGCCTTCGCAAAGGCCGGCTGCCGGCACTTCGTGCTGGTCCCGCTCTCGGATCCCGAGGCCTTCGCCGAGCGCGTGGCCGCCGAGATCCTGCCCTCGGTCCCGGCGCTGGCCAGCTAG